The genomic stretch CCGGGTTGTCCGCGATGTATTGACGTATGCTGTCCAGCGCCTTGTTATTTCGTATGACATGTTCATAATAATTTCTCTGCCATACAGGGACACCGGGGGTTTGTCGCCGTACGTTAATCCGCTTTGCGGAGAATGTTTTAAG from Nitrospinota bacterium encodes the following:
- a CDS encoding transposase; this translates as LKTFSAKRINVRRQTPGVPVWQRNYYEHVIRNNKALDSIRQYIADNPAQWEYDRENMKRKSCGPSRSHIEPWEK